From Salvia splendens isolate huo1 chromosome 3, SspV2, whole genome shotgun sequence, a single genomic window includes:
- the LOC121796881 gene encoding uncharacterized protein LOC121796881 codes for MWGWGQGRTIKDSVSSRGHHRRNQPRMNRDQPPRQQQPHRPRLPSQDRAYALSSKQPKTEQGSHENGNLAGMGQLLDTPIVVLFDTGASHSFISELCVDTLSMPANISEHKMMVTSPVGGVIEISRTCSNVEIFMGELKLVAHNLKVMAMGNIDIILGMDWLTVNFATIRCKERQIALQVLENNQSCIMKSR; via the coding sequence atgTGGGGATGGGGTCAAGGCAGAACAATCAAGGATTCCGTCAGCAGTCGAGGGCACCACCGGCGGAACCAACCAAGGATGAATCGtgatcaacctccgcgacaacaacaacctcacCGCCCAAGACTTCCCTCCCAGGATAGAGCATATGCGCTGAGTTCTAAACAACCCAAGACTGAGCAAGGGAGTCACGAGAacggaaacttggcaggtatgggccaACTCCTCGATACACCTATTGTTGTATTGTTTGATACAGGCGCATCGCATTCTTTCATATCAGAACTATGTGTGGACACATTAAGTATGCCTGCTAATatatctgaacataagatgatggtgacctcaccagtgggaggggTAATAGAGATTTCTCGAACATGCTCGAATGTAGAAATTTttatgggagaacttaagcTAGTCGCGCACAACTTAAAAGTCATGGCAATGGGGAATATCGatataatcttgggaatggattggttaaCTGTGAATTTTGCTACTATTCGttgcaaggagagacaaataGCATTACAAGTCCTGGAAAATAACCAATCGTGTATCATGAAATCACGATGA